The Apium graveolens cultivar Ventura chromosome 11, ASM990537v1, whole genome shotgun sequence genome has a window encoding:
- the LOC141698288 gene encoding phosphoglycerate mutase-like protein AT74H isoform X3 yields the protein MFWLLFYLIMSTLSSTFFQASSPILHQKLHTLTFSIRCSCDDASHDPDGDTNGLASFPNPYNNVLQNSNTIRPPRPRRIILVRHGQSEGNVDEGAYTRVADPNIALTEKGLNEAAKCGQMIKEMIEKDEADDWKVYFYASPYKRARETLRNVGKAFGRSRIVGLREEPRLREQDFGTLGNFQDREQMKIQKAARHLYGRFFYRFPNGESAADVYDRITGFRETLKSDIDVGRFQPPGEQSPNMNLVIVSHGLTLRVFLMRWYKWTVTQFEGLHNMNNGSIVVMERGYGGRYSLLMHHTKEELREFGLTEEMLTDQE from the exons atgttttggCTGCTATTTTACCTAATAATGTCTACCTTATCTTCCACATTCTTTCAAGCCTCGTCTCCAATATTACACCAAAAGCTTCATACTTTAACTTTCTCAATCCGATGCAGCTGTGACGATGCTAGCCATGACCCTGATGGTGACACTAATGGCCTGGCTAGTTTTCCTAATCCATACAATAATGTACTTCAGAATTCGAATACTATTAGGCCACCTCGGCCACGTAGGATCATTTTAGTTAGACATGGACAGAGTGAAGGGAACGTCGATGAGGGCGCCTACACGAGAGTGGCAGATCCTAACATTGCATTAACTGAGAAAGGACTGAATGAGGCTGCAAAATGCGGCCAAATGATTAAGGAGATGATTGAGAAAGACGAGGCAGATGATTGGAAAGTGTACTTTTATGCGTCTCCGTATAAGAGAGCGAGGGAGACTCTACGAAATGTTGGCAAGGCTTTTGGAAGATCCAGGATTGTTGGGCTAAGAGAAGAGCCTCGTTTGCGAGAGCAAGATTTTGGTACTTTAG GAAACTTTCAGGACAGGGAACAAATGAAAATTCAAAAAGCTGCTAGGCATCTGTACGGACGTTTCTTCTATCGCTTTCCTAATGGAGAATCAGCAGCAGATGTTTATGATAGAATAACGG GATTCAGGGAAACATTAAAAAGCGACATTGACGTTGGACGCTTTCAGCCACCTGGTGAACAGAGTCCAAACATGAACCTGGTGATAGTATCACATGGTTTAACATTGAGAGTTTTCCTAATGAGGTGGTACAAATGGACAGTGACGCAATTCGAAGGACTGCATAATATGAACAATGGAAGCATAGTGGTGATGGAAAGAGGTTATGGTGGAAG GTACAGCTTATTAATGCATCATACAAAAGAGGAGCTACGGGAGTTTGGGTTGACAGAAGAAATGTTAACTGACCAGGAATG A
- the LOC141698288 gene encoding phosphoglycerate mutase-like protein AT74H isoform X1, whose product MFWLLFYLIMSTLSSTFFQASSPILHQKLHTLTFSIRCSCDDASHDPDGDTNGLASFPNPYNNVLQNSNTIRPPRPRRIILVRHGQSEGNVDEGAYTRVADPNIALTEKGLNEAAKCGQMIKEMIEKDEADDWKVYFYASPYKRARETLRNVGKAFGRSRIVGLREEPRLREQDFGTLGNFQDREQMKIQKAARHLYGRFFYRFPNGESAADVYDRITGFRETLKSDIDVGRFQPPGEQSPNMNLVIVSHGLTLRVFLMRWYKWTVTQFEGLHNMNNGSIVVMERGYGGRYSLLMHHTKEELREFGLTEEMLTDQEWQKIAKPGELNYDSLTTGPSFFTHFEDEESISSVVK is encoded by the exons atgttttggCTGCTATTTTACCTAATAATGTCTACCTTATCTTCCACATTCTTTCAAGCCTCGTCTCCAATATTACACCAAAAGCTTCATACTTTAACTTTCTCAATCCGATGCAGCTGTGACGATGCTAGCCATGACCCTGATGGTGACACTAATGGCCTGGCTAGTTTTCCTAATCCATACAATAATGTACTTCAGAATTCGAATACTATTAGGCCACCTCGGCCACGTAGGATCATTTTAGTTAGACATGGACAGAGTGAAGGGAACGTCGATGAGGGCGCCTACACGAGAGTGGCAGATCCTAACATTGCATTAACTGAGAAAGGACTGAATGAGGCTGCAAAATGCGGCCAAATGATTAAGGAGATGATTGAGAAAGACGAGGCAGATGATTGGAAAGTGTACTTTTATGCGTCTCCGTATAAGAGAGCGAGGGAGACTCTACGAAATGTTGGCAAGGCTTTTGGAAGATCCAGGATTGTTGGGCTAAGAGAAGAGCCTCGTTTGCGAGAGCAAGATTTTGGTACTTTAG GAAACTTTCAGGACAGGGAACAAATGAAAATTCAAAAAGCTGCTAGGCATCTGTACGGACGTTTCTTCTATCGCTTTCCTAATGGAGAATCAGCAGCAGATGTTTATGATAGAATAACGG GATTCAGGGAAACATTAAAAAGCGACATTGACGTTGGACGCTTTCAGCCACCTGGTGAACAGAGTCCAAACATGAACCTGGTGATAGTATCACATGGTTTAACATTGAGAGTTTTCCTAATGAGGTGGTACAAATGGACAGTGACGCAATTCGAAGGACTGCATAATATGAACAATGGAAGCATAGTGGTGATGGAAAGAGGTTATGGTGGAAG GTACAGCTTATTAATGCATCATACAAAAGAGGAGCTACGGGAGTTTGGGTTGACAGAAGAAATGTTAACTGACCAGGAATG GCAGAAAATAGCAAAACCAGGTGAGTTAAATTACGATAGCTTAACGACAGGGCCCTCTTTCTTCACCCACTTTGAAGATGAAGAAAGCATATCCTCCGTCGTGAAATAA
- the LOC141698288 gene encoding phosphoglycerate mutase-like protein AT74H isoform X2, with protein sequence MFWLLFYLIMSTLSSTFFQASSPILHQKLHTLTFSIRCSCDDASHDPDGDTNGLASFPNPYNNVLQNSNTIRPPRPRRIILVRHGQSEGNVDEGAYTRVADPNIALTEKGLNEAAKCGQMIKEMIEKDEADDWKVYFYASPYKRARETLRNVGKAFGRSRIVGLREEPRLREQDFGNFQDREQMKIQKAARHLYGRFFYRFPNGESAADVYDRITGFRETLKSDIDVGRFQPPGEQSPNMNLVIVSHGLTLRVFLMRWYKWTVTQFEGLHNMNNGSIVVMERGYGGRYSLLMHHTKEELREFGLTEEMLTDQEWQKIAKPGELNYDSLTTGPSFFTHFEDEESISSVVK encoded by the exons atgttttggCTGCTATTTTACCTAATAATGTCTACCTTATCTTCCACATTCTTTCAAGCCTCGTCTCCAATATTACACCAAAAGCTTCATACTTTAACTTTCTCAATCCGATGCAGCTGTGACGATGCTAGCCATGACCCTGATGGTGACACTAATGGCCTGGCTAGTTTTCCTAATCCATACAATAATGTACTTCAGAATTCGAATACTATTAGGCCACCTCGGCCACGTAGGATCATTTTAGTTAGACATGGACAGAGTGAAGGGAACGTCGATGAGGGCGCCTACACGAGAGTGGCAGATCCTAACATTGCATTAACTGAGAAAGGACTGAATGAGGCTGCAAAATGCGGCCAAATGATTAAGGAGATGATTGAGAAAGACGAGGCAGATGATTGGAAAGTGTACTTTTATGCGTCTCCGTATAAGAGAGCGAGGGAGACTCTACGAAATGTTGGCAAGGCTTTTGGAAGATCCAGGATTGTTGGGCTAAGAGAAGAGCCTCGTTTGCGAGAGCAAGATTTTG GAAACTTTCAGGACAGGGAACAAATGAAAATTCAAAAAGCTGCTAGGCATCTGTACGGACGTTTCTTCTATCGCTTTCCTAATGGAGAATCAGCAGCAGATGTTTATGATAGAATAACGG GATTCAGGGAAACATTAAAAAGCGACATTGACGTTGGACGCTTTCAGCCACCTGGTGAACAGAGTCCAAACATGAACCTGGTGATAGTATCACATGGTTTAACATTGAGAGTTTTCCTAATGAGGTGGTACAAATGGACAGTGACGCAATTCGAAGGACTGCATAATATGAACAATGGAAGCATAGTGGTGATGGAAAGAGGTTATGGTGGAAG GTACAGCTTATTAATGCATCATACAAAAGAGGAGCTACGGGAGTTTGGGTTGACAGAAGAAATGTTAACTGACCAGGAATG GCAGAAAATAGCAAAACCAGGTGAGTTAAATTACGATAGCTTAACGACAGGGCCCTCTTTCTTCACCCACTTTGAAGATGAAGAAAGCATATCCTCCGTCGTGAAATAA